The Cloeon dipterum chromosome 3, ieCloDipt1.1, whole genome shotgun sequence genome includes a region encoding these proteins:
- the Sec63 gene encoding translocation protein SEC63 homolog: protein MGGQKFQYDESGGTFFYFLISFLALLLVPGTYYYWPRSTVEDPEKERKLCQCAGCKRKRKIMESSEPWKGAKNFMKKLLIVLGWVFLIFLTYKVSQFDYEMANFDPYDILKVSSGASQAEIKKAYRKLSLILHPDKETGNEKAFMKLNKAYQALTDDEARKNWEKYGNPDGPGVINFGIALPSWIVEKENSVWVLGLYALVFMIALPTVVGMWWYRSIRYSGDQVLLDTQQLYYYFFHKTPVMPLKRALMILAASLEYDKKHNSEIVERPSDNVELPQLIRNIENLNEKTRERPLSDAYSLKARALLFAHMGRMLLPENSLEIDRQYIVKKCPYLIQEMVNCVSQLIMLAYARRINMLPKIETIENVMKLSPMIVQGLWDNKSPLRQLPHIQEENLKWFSSKKRHIKNLQQLAQLPAEDRRALLKSIPDENYSDIMKVLGNMPYIDFQVRCEVIDDEEPTVYTAGAIVTVTVILERKSMAVLFGDESAPDKTAYETKEDEEETEKKEDAAQVKKPPAWLKQKKGKKSSKKGSKKPAPSAVKPTTAAAAAPAPAAATPNTTSSNKKSLDKVEEEKKAELSADPEDSELSDDEAEQSVDSDDEPANKKKSSNVDDDDKEWEKFQDKLAKREKVLEGRSKTSHSVHCPLYPEDKQEYWWVYISDRKSHTLLTAPYHVTALVDTEEIQLKFTAPRWPGVYTFTVCLRSDSYLGFDQLHDIKLDVKEAPEEITDHPQWDFPEGEEEKEGEGSDLSEFTTDEDVEDDAE, encoded by the exons CGTAGTACAGTTGAAG atcctgagaaggaaagaaaattatgtcaaTGCGCCGGTTGCAaacggaaaagaaaaataatggaatcCAGCGAACCATGGAAAGgggctaaaaattttatgaa GAAATTGCTGATTGTTTTGGGCTGGGTTTTCCTTATTTTCCTGACTTACAAGGTTTCCCAATTTGATTATGAAATGGCAAACTTTGATCCATATGACATCCTTAAAGTCTCATCT GGAGCTTCACAAGCAGAAATTAAGAAGGCCTACAGAAAACTTTCCCTAATTCTCCATCCAGACAAGGAGACTGGAAATGAGAAAGCCTTCATGAAGCTCAATAaag CTTACCAAGCGTTAACTGATGATGAGGCAAGAAAGAACTGGGAAAAATATGGAAACCCTGATGGTCCTGGCGTTATTAACTTTGGTATCGCCTTGCCCTCGTGGATTGTAGAGAAGGAAAATTCTGTTTGG GTGCTCGGTTTATACGCGCTGGTGTTCATGATCGCCCTGCCCACCGTTGTTGGAATGTGGTGGTACAGGTCGATTCGGTACTCAGGAGATCAGGTACTTCTGGACACCCAGCAACTATATTACTACTTTTTCCACAAAACGCCGGTCATGCCGCTCAAGAGGGCGCTCATGATTTTGGCAGCGTCGCTCGAGTATGACAAAAAGCACAACAGTGAGATCGTTGAAAGGCCCTCGGACAACGTTGAGCTGCCCCAGTTGATTCGCAACATCGAGAATCTGAATGAAAAGACGCGAGAACGTCCTCTGAGTGATGCCTACTCCCTGAAGGCCCGTGCGTTGCTCTTCGCACACATGGGTCGAATGTTGCTGCCTGAGAACTCGCTGGAGATCGATCGGCAGTACATAGTCAAGAAGTGCCCCTACCTCATCCAAGAAATGGTCAATTGCGTTTCTCAGCTCATCATGTTGGCTTATGCCAGGAGAA TTAACATGCTGCCGAAGATTGAGACCATTGAGAACGTCATGAAGCTCAGCCCCATGATTGTACAAGGCCTGTGGGACAACAAGAGTCCACTCCGTCAGCTACCTCACATTCAGGAGGAAAATCTCAAATGGTTTTCTTCCAAGAAG CGTCACATTAAAAACCTCCAGCAACTTGCTCAACTACCAGCTGAAGACAGAAGAGCACTGTTGAAAAGCATACCTGATGAAAACTATAGTGATATAATGAAAGTTTTAGGGAACATGCCATATATTGATTTCCAAGTGAGATGTGAAG TTATCGACGACGAGGAGCCAACCGTCTACACTGCTGGTGCTATTGTGACAGTCACAGTGATTTTAGAGCGTAAGAGCATGGCAGTCCTGTTCGGTGACGAGTCAGCCCCCGACAAAACCGCGTATGAAACGAAAGAAGACGAAGAGGAGACCGAGAAGAAAGAGGATGCCGCCCAGGTGAAAAAGCCCCCTGCATGGTTGAAGCAGAAAAAGGGCAAGAAGAGCAGCAAAAAGGGCTCAAAGAAGCCGGCACCGAGTGCGGTCAAACCGaccaccgccgctgccgccgcgcctGCACCAGCTGCTGCGACACCAAACACAACATCGAGCAACAAGAAGAGTCTGGATAAAGTGGAGGAGGAAAAGAAGGCAGAGTTGTCAGCGGATCCAGAGGATAGTGAACTGTCTGACGATGAAGCGGAGCAGTCAGTAGACAGCGACGATGAGCcggcaaacaaaaaaaagTCGTCCAATGTTGATGATGACGATAAAGAGTGGGAGAAGTTCCAGGACAAGTTAgccaaaagagaaaaagtctTAGAGGGAAGAAGCAAAACCTCGCACAGTGTTCATTGCCCGCTCTACCCAGAG GACAAGCAAGAGTACTGGTGGGTTTACATTAGCGATAGGAAGAGCCACACTCTTCTAACTGCACCATACCACGTGACAGCGTTAGTTGACACAGAGGAGATTCAGCTGAAATTCACTGCTCCCAGGTGGCCGGGTGTCTACACATTCACAGTTTGCTTACGCTCCGATTCATATCTAGGCTTTGATCAGCTTCATGACATTAag cTTGATGTTAAAGAGGCGCCTGAAGAAATTACCGATCATCCCCAGTGGGATTTCCCTGAAGGGGAGGAAGAAAAGGAGGGCGAGGGAAGCGACCTTTCAGAGTTCACAACAGATGAAGATGTCGAGGATGATGCGGAGTGA